One Pseudoalteromonas sp. UG3-2 DNA window includes the following coding sequences:
- a CDS encoding IPT/TIG domain-containing protein — protein MKYFNVLFLFTCLIVSIDSYAGYSVSPNPGHQNDNYTFTVTLSGSLDDKYDLKLALGDGGGGWLSYELMSPNNDRTKFTYQRKVSKSGDRVFKYQIFENDIGVTKEYEGSYTVLPASVSSFTPNEITNESVQVITINGSNLPSTIVANINGSESCTQQSVTSTQAKFNCTPTKAGNQRFYVKVKEGDEDFISGSEDWYVNVTQDTSPSVSGYSPKEITVNTTQLVTIDGFNLPSTIVANINGSESCTQQSVTSTQAKFNCTPTKAGNQRFYVKVKEGDEDFISGSEDWYVNVTQDTSPSVSGYSPKEITVNTTQLVTIDGSNLPSTIVANINGSESCTQQSVTSTQAKFNCTPTKAGNQRFYVKVKEGDEDFISGSEDWYVNVTQDTSPSVSGYSPKEITVNTTQLVTIDGSNLPSTIVANINGSESCTQQSVTSTQAKFNCTPTKAGNQRFYVKVKEGDEDFISGSEGWYVNVTQDTSPSVSGYSPKEITVNTTQLVTIDGSNLPSTIVANINGSESCTQQSVTSTQAKFNCTPTKAGNQRFYVKVKEGDEDFISGSEDWYVNVTQDTSPSVSGYSPKEITVNTTQLVTIDGSNLPSTIVANINGSESCTQQSVTSTQAKFNCTPTKAGNQRFYVKVKEGDEDFISGSEDWYVNVQEPLDNAAILNIHLSGQGKVFTSPSNEIDCGSSGSNCSYQYKNDTQITLVASAAEGWEFSSWSYQPTQTNKCTTAACTLVIKEDLTLTAVFVEQEVPTTDPRLIDFTPKRAQEGSSTTFTLIGENLPEQLIANIQGTLGHCTAININESSATLACTPDAKGAKRFYIKDANDRSKSIAGSEHWYVEVTPAIQSSAPSVWIDNLPDYAILNEQFTITVKSEDVDGDLLSIQADWEGDNNLDRKVNVSNAYGQDVTFSYTRINNDLSDLTLKFIATDASGNESIFAHTIPVVQPQESEEVVSGYEGAETAPQKSSVCEITAATIAESSNPILASNGAKVEHKQLLAVHGVVPITFDISYNSLIRGQSGIGVGWDFANAYAAQIAEAPNGDVTILWSDNQQHKFSPKGDGTYNTESFGCRLDKLAKLEDGTFKVERRNRLTYVFNEFNFLTRIENHKGQGINFEFDEQSRLIKAYDPVSNVGINYRYNQDGFLVEAISTAGRTVYLNYENEQLTKITHADGTVEEFTYNDLDQIVDHLLDSVLISTTTYDNKGRAVEQEDSRDDNQPLRLAYQETDEYVITTITDRNGRVTQKTFDKNYQLVKESNALSHEQNFVYNEDGKPTLITNGRGFSSSMAYTEFGDITKLVTPDGAEDKKEYDANRNMVKHINALGEETLYRYVDGTNNLESVKNALGLVTSFTYNTNNQKLSVTTPEGRTTSFGYTNGLLSSVTNPEGHTRHIYYDLDGFVESETDFLGNITTFERDGLGRVTRKEDPLGFVETWAYDGRGNVLEYADKRYNSGFSDFAGKIQNSYNGQGDLVEKRWVSKYYNKPDVVYSYKYDGESRLIKSTDPNGNVTLIERDAIGRVMYTTDALGNKVEVEFDENGNLIESIDAKGNISKATFDEMDRTTQTEDAAGNKHAFVYNLLGQITKTTNALSQVWQNAYDKLSRLVSVTHPSNADEPLLAKQDYDDDNNVTSITVPAGDIRTLALNNNALVETETTADSVALQYSYNENGLVSTFINGRSQQTSYEYDANSRLINVTDPISTISYGYDQNANPTSVTENDITISRLYDRFNQVAQYKQNDNNLSGVNFLRDVAGNLVQVEYTNNNGNTNLPIKYTYNALNRITSVSGLNQDFLAAKYEYDANQNITKVIRGNGTILENTYDNLNRLTSSIDKAPDGTVILEQHYTYNAIGQIIKEDVTPEYAPPIELISAQAMTYTADNRIETKNTDETFTFDGDGNTLNVGDLALSFNARNQLVSADDHKYTYNAESMRDSLTYSVGNDVTQIRYALLPDYLGLPQIAWQEVTNPDETVDYHYFIYSPYGLVSQHTSKANQVEQDYYFHYDYRGSVVAISNKEGEVIARYGYTPFGKRFDAPGFTEQNQAITTPFGYNGRDGVITDNNGLIYMRARYYSPELRRFVSKDPIRGEINDLGSLNRYAYVGGDPINLVDPSGLTSTSASSKIDSLANALEWFANIAYQGTMGGVIVGNGSDGLVTSNELPSVLEVCSALVIRKGTPTFKLSSGSTKVNNTKKDIIESKVISGDVHKPGIYKFETGYYDSRKNIQDTPYNGIAGGTSSIRPNRTVIERLSDRRKSDIEKMGPFRVENPPLSTIPALEKYSIKLMTTIDPNYGNTIYKTKLEP, from the coding sequence GTGAAGTATTTTAACGTATTGTTTTTATTTACATGTTTAATTGTTTCAATAGATAGTTATGCAGGTTATAGCGTTTCTCCCAACCCAGGTCATCAAAACGATAACTATACTTTTACGGTAACACTTTCTGGCAGTCTTGATGATAAATATGACCTAAAGTTAGCGTTGGGTGATGGAGGTGGAGGTTGGTTAAGCTATGAACTCATGTCTCCTAACAATGATAGAACAAAGTTTACTTATCAAAGAAAAGTTTCAAAATCTGGAGATCGAGTCTTTAAGTATCAGATTTTTGAGAATGATATTGGAGTTACTAAAGAGTACGAAGGTAGCTACACTGTTTTACCTGCAAGTGTTAGTTCTTTTACTCCCAACGAAATAACCAATGAGTCTGTACAAGTAATAACTATAAATGGCTCTAACCTACCATCCACAATCGTAGCGAATATTAATGGCTCAGAATCTTGTACACAGCAGTCCGTTACGTCTACCCAAGCCAAATTTAACTGTACGCCAACAAAAGCGGGCAACCAACGTTTTTATGTCAAGGTAAAAGAGGGCGATGAAGACTTTATCAGTGGCTCTGAAGATTGGTATGTCAATGTAACTCAAGACACCAGTCCAAGCGTCAGTGGTTATTCACCGAAAGAAATTACAGTAAACACGACGCAATTAGTCACGATTGATGGCTTTAACCTGCCATCCACAATCGTAGCGAATATTAATGGCTCGGAATCTTGTACACAGCAGTCCGTTACGTCTACCCAAGCCAAATTTAACTGTACGCCAACAAAAGCGGGCAACCAACGTTTTTATGTCAAGGTAAAAGAGGGCGATGAAGACTTTATCAGTGGCTCTGAAGATTGGTATGTCAATGTAACTCAAGACACCAGTCCAAGCGTCAGTGGTTATTCACCGAAAGAAATTACAGTAAACACGACGCAATTAGTCACGATTGATGGCTCTAACTTACCATCCACAATCGTAGCGAATATTAATGGCTCGGAATCTTGTACACAGCAGTCCGTTACGTCTACCCAAGCCAAATTTAACTGTACGCCAACAAAAGCGGGCAACCAACGTTTTTATGTCAAGGTAAAAGAGGGCGATGAAGACTTTATCAGTGGCTCTGAAGATTGGTATGTCAATGTAACTCAAGACACCAGTCCAAGCGTCAGTGGTTATTCACCGAAAGAAATTACAGTAAACACGACGCAATTAGTCACGATTGATGGCTCTAACTTACCATCCACAATCGTAGCGAATATTAATGGCTCGGAATCTTGTACACAGCAGTCCGTTACGTCTACCCAAGCCAAATTTAACTGTACGCCAACAAAAGCGGGCAACCAACGTTTTTATGTCAAGGTAAAAGAGGGCGATGAAGACTTTATCAGTGGCTCCGAAGGTTGGTATGTCAATGTAACTCAAGACACCAGTCCAAGCGTCAGTGGTTATTCACCGAAAGAAATTACAGTAAACACGACGCAATTAGTCACGATTGATGGCTCTAACCTACCATCCACAATCGTAGCGAATATTAATGGCTCGGAATCTTGTACACAGCAGTCCGTTACGTCTACCCAAGCCAAATTTAACTGTACGCCAACAAAAGCGGGCAACCAACGTTTTTATGTCAAGGTAAAAGAGGGCGATGAAGACTTTATCAGTGGCTCTGAAGATTGGTATGTCAATGTAACTCAAGACACCAGTCCAAGCGTCAGTGGTTATTCACCGAAAGAAATTACAGTAAACACGACGCAATTAGTCACGATTGATGGCTCTAACCTACCATCCACAATCGTAGCGAATATTAATGGCTCGGAATCTTGTACACAGCAGTCCGTTACGTCTACCCAAGCCAAATTTAACTGTACGCCAACAAAAGCGGGCAACCAACGTTTTTATGTCAAGGTAAAAGAGGGCGATGAAGACTTTATCAGTGGCTCTGAAGATTGGTATGTCAATGTTCAAGAGCCACTCGATAACGCTGCAATCTTAAACATTCATTTATCAGGACAAGGTAAAGTATTTACTTCTCCTTCTAACGAAATTGATTGTGGTAGTAGTGGTAGTAACTGTAGTTATCAATATAAAAATGATACCCAAATAACATTGGTTGCCAGTGCAGCTGAAGGTTGGGAGTTTAGTTCTTGGAGTTACCAGCCAACTCAAACAAATAAGTGTACAACAGCAGCTTGTACTTTAGTTATTAAAGAAGATTTAACGCTTACAGCGGTTTTTGTTGAGCAAGAAGTACCAACTACAGATCCTCGCCTTATTGACTTCACTCCAAAACGAGCACAAGAAGGAAGTAGTACAACATTTACATTAATTGGTGAAAACTTACCTGAACAGCTTATTGCAAACATTCAAGGAACGTTAGGGCATTGTACAGCGATTAATATTAATGAAAGCTCAGCAACATTAGCTTGTACACCTGATGCAAAAGGCGCTAAACGTTTTTATATCAAAGATGCTAATGATAGAAGTAAATCGATAGCTGGCTCTGAGCATTGGTACGTAGAAGTTACCCCTGCTATTCAAAGCAGTGCACCATCTGTTTGGATTGATAACTTACCCGATTATGCAATTTTAAATGAGCAATTCACTATAACTGTAAAAAGTGAAGATGTTGATGGGGATTTGCTGAGTATTCAAGCCGACTGGGAAGGTGATAATAATCTTGACCGCAAAGTTAACGTAAGCAATGCGTATGGGCAAGATGTTACTTTTTCTTACACTCGTATCAATAATGATTTAAGTGATTTAACCCTGAAATTCATTGCCACCGACGCAAGTGGTAACGAAAGCATCTTCGCACATACTATTCCAGTTGTGCAGCCTCAAGAATCAGAAGAAGTCGTTTCTGGTTATGAAGGGGCTGAAACTGCACCTCAAAAAAGCTCAGTTTGCGAAATAACAGCAGCTACTATAGCCGAAAGTTCAAACCCTATCCTTGCAAGCAACGGTGCTAAGGTTGAGCACAAACAGCTACTTGCTGTACACGGCGTTGTCCCTATTACGTTTGATATTAGCTACAACTCACTTATACGTGGTCAAAGTGGTATTGGTGTAGGTTGGGATTTTGCTAATGCCTATGCTGCACAAATTGCAGAAGCACCAAATGGCGATGTCACTATTCTATGGTCTGATAATCAGCAGCATAAATTTAGTCCCAAAGGAGATGGTACATACAACACCGAAAGCTTTGGTTGTCGCTTAGATAAGTTAGCTAAGCTTGAAGACGGTACATTTAAAGTCGAACGACGAAATCGTTTAACTTATGTTTTCAATGAATTTAATTTTTTAACCCGCATCGAAAACCATAAAGGTCAGGGAATAAATTTTGAATTTGATGAGCAAAGTCGTTTAATTAAAGCTTATGACCCTGTAAGCAATGTGGGTATCAACTATCGCTATAATCAAGATGGATTTTTAGTTGAAGCTATCAGCACAGCAGGTAGAACCGTTTACCTTAACTACGAAAATGAGCAATTAACCAAAATAACTCATGCTGATGGTACTGTTGAAGAGTTCACCTACAACGATTTAGATCAAATTGTCGATCACCTACTTGATTCAGTTTTAATCAGTACAACAACATACGACAACAAAGGCCGTGCTGTAGAGCAGGAAGATTCTCGTGATGACAATCAACCTCTTCGCCTTGCTTATCAAGAAACTGATGAATATGTTATTACAACCATTACCGACAGAAACGGTAGAGTCACTCAAAAAACTTTTGATAAGAATTACCAGCTAGTTAAAGAATCGAACGCTCTTTCTCATGAGCAAAACTTTGTGTACAACGAAGATGGCAAGCCAACGCTTATTACCAATGGCCGTGGTTTCTCCTCAAGTATGGCGTATACAGAGTTTGGTGATATTACCAAGTTAGTGACTCCTGACGGTGCAGAAGATAAAAAAGAATATGATGCCAACCGCAACATGGTTAAACATATTAATGCGCTAGGTGAAGAAACGCTCTATCGCTATGTAGATGGCACAAATAATCTTGAGTCCGTCAAAAATGCACTTGGCTTAGTTACTTCGTTTACTTATAACACAAATAATCAAAAATTAAGTGTTACAACACCGGAAGGAAGAACCACTTCTTTTGGTTATACCAATGGTTTATTAAGTAGCGTAACCAATCCAGAAGGTCATACTCGTCATATTTATTATGATTTGGATGGTTTTGTTGAGTCTGAAACTGATTTTCTAGGCAATATCACTACCTTCGAGCGTGATGGTTTAGGGCGTGTGACGAGAAAAGAAGATCCACTAGGCTTTGTTGAAACCTGGGCATATGACGGTAGAGGCAATGTACTGGAATATGCAGATAAACGTTACAACAGTGGGTTTAGTGACTTCGCTGGAAAAATTCAAAATAGCTATAATGGACAGGGCGATCTAGTTGAGAAGCGCTGGGTTAGTAAATATTACAATAAACCTGACGTTGTCTACAGTTACAAATACGATGGTGAAAGTCGGTTAATTAAAAGCACAGACCCTAATGGTAATGTCACATTAATAGAACGTGACGCCATAGGGCGAGTGATGTACACAACTGATGCATTGGGGAATAAAGTTGAAGTTGAGTTTGATGAAAACGGCAACCTAATTGAATCGATAGACGCTAAGGGCAATATCAGTAAAGCAACTTTTGATGAAATGGATCGCACCACGCAAACAGAAGACGCTGCGGGCAACAAACACGCTTTCGTTTATAACTTACTTGGGCAGATCACCAAAACAACCAATGCATTATCGCAAGTTTGGCAAAATGCTTATGACAAACTTTCACGTTTAGTTAGTGTTACCCATCCAAGCAATGCTGATGAGCCACTGCTTGCCAAGCAAGATTATGATGACGACAACAATGTTACCAGTATCACAGTACCTGCGGGTGACATTCGTACACTTGCTCTTAATAACAATGCGCTAGTCGAAACTGAAACCACCGCAGATAGTGTTGCGTTGCAATATTCATACAACGAAAATGGTTTAGTAAGCACGTTCATCAATGGTCGTAGTCAGCAAACGAGCTATGAGTATGATGCTAACTCACGCCTCATCAATGTTACTGATCCTATTTCGACCATTAGTTATGGCTATGATCAAAATGCAAACCCGACGAGTGTTACTGAAAACGATATCACTATTTCTAGGTTGTATGACCGTTTTAATCAAGTTGCTCAGTATAAGCAAAATGATAATAATTTAAGTGGTGTTAATTTCCTTCGAGATGTTGCAGGAAACCTAGTGCAGGTTGAATACACCAATAATAATGGGAACACTAACCTCCCTATTAAATATACTTATAACGCTCTCAACAGAATTACTTCTGTCTCAGGTTTGAACCAAGACTTTTTAGCTGCTAAGTATGAATACGATGCTAACCAAAATATCACGAAAGTAATTCGTGGTAATGGCACGATACTAGAAAATACCTATGATAACTTGAATAGGCTAACCAGCAGTATTGATAAAGCACCTGATGGCACAGTAATACTTGAACAGCATTATACCTATAATGCTATCGGGCAAATTATTAAGGAAGACGTCACACCTGAATATGCGCCACCGATTGAATTAATATCTGCACAGGCAATGACCTATACCGCAGATAACCGTATAGAGACTAAAAATACGGATGAGACTTTTACCTTTGATGGTGATGGTAACACACTCAATGTTGGTGATTTGGCATTAAGTTTTAATGCTCGTAATCAGCTAGTAAGTGCTGATGATCATAAATACACCTACAATGCTGAGAGTATGCGTGATTCGTTAACTTACTCAGTTGGCAATGATGTAACGCAAATCCGTTATGCCTTGCTGCCAGATTATCTCGGTTTACCCCAAATAGCATGGCAAGAAGTTACTAATCCTGATGAAACGGTAGATTATCACTATTTTATCTACAGCCCTTACGGTTTAGTTTCTCAACATACATCAAAAGCGAACCAAGTCGAACAGGACTATTATTTCCACTACGACTATCGCGGCTCTGTTGTGGCAATTAGTAATAAAGAGGGCGAAGTCATTGCCCGTTATGGCTATACGCCATTTGGTAAACGCTTTGACGCACCAGGCTTTACAGAGCAAAACCAAGCGATTACAACACCGTTTGGTTATAACGGTCGTGATGGGGTTATTACCGATAATAACGGTCTTATCTATATGCGCGCCCGTTATTACTCACCAGAGCTTCGCCGTTTTGTGAGTAAAGATCCAATTCGCGGTGAAATTAACGATTTAGGCTCACTCAATCGCTATGCTTATGTAGGTGGTGATCCGATTAATTTAGTGGATCCGAGTGGGTTAACTAGCACTAGTGCTTCAAGCAAAATTGACTCGTTGGCAAACGCTCTAGAGTGGTTTGCAAACATAGCATATCAAGGAACAATGGGAGGAGTAATCGTTGGGAATGGTAGTGATGGTCTTGTAACTTCCAATGAGCTGCCCTCTGTATTAGAGGTTTGCTCAGCATTGGTGATTAGGAAAGGTACGCCAACATTTAAGCTTAGTAGTGGCAGTACCAAGGTTAACAATACAAAAAAAGACATTATCGAAAGTAAAGTTATAAGTGGAGATGTTCATAAGCCTGGAATCTATAAATTTGAGACAGGTTATTATGATTCAAGAAAAAATATTCAAGATACACCCTATAATGGGATCGCAGGAGGTACTAGCTCCATACGACCAAATCGAACAGTTATCGAACGCTTATCGGATAGAAGAAAATCAGATATAGAGAAGATGGGGCCTTTTAGAGTTGAGAACCCACCTTTGAGCACAATACCCGCGCTTGAAAAATATTCTATTAAATTGATGACTACCATAGACCCTAATTATGGCAACACTATATACAAAACTAAATTGGAGCCTTAA